Proteins from a single region of Dictyoglomus sp. NZ13-RE01:
- a CDS encoding co-chaperone GroES: MKLRPIGDRVVVKVLEQEEKTKGGIVLPDTAKEKPQQGKVIAVGSGRILDNGQKVPLEIKEGDRVIFAKYAGTEVKIEGEEYLILSERDILAVIEG; the protein is encoded by the coding sequence ATGAAGTTAAGACCAATTGGTGATCGTGTTGTTGTAAAGGTTTTAGAGCAAGAAGAAAAAACTAAAGGAGGTATAGTATTACCAGACACTGCTAAAGAGAAACCCCAACAAGGAAAAGTTATCGCTGTAGGTAGTGGAAGAATCTTAGACAATGGTCAAAAAGTTCCTTTAGAAATTAAAGAGGGAGATAGAGTCATTTTTGCTAAATATGCGGGTACAGAAGTTAAGATTGAAGGAGAAGAATATTTAATTCTCAGTGAAAGAGATATTTTGGCAGTAATAGAAGGTTAA